Below is a genomic region from Lonsdalea populi.
GGTCTATTTGGCGTGGCAAAACTATTTTTACGCAGTGGCAATCTGGACGACTTTCTGGCGTTAGGAGAGAACGGACAGCCCGTTTACGCTTCGGCGCTGCAACTCAGGGAAACACTGCGACTGCGTAAGCAGCAGCCGATCGCTGGCTGTCTGGCCATTCCCCAGCCTAATGAAAAAGGCGATCGCATCGACTGGTATGCGCCCATCGCAGGCAAAATGACGTCCTGGATGGCCGCAAGCGATGAACAGCGCGAGTACGCGCTTGAACTGCTGGAACAGTACCAGCAAACCATCGCCGCGATTAGCGAGAAGGCGCAGTCCTCCGAAAAACCCGCGCTGAAACTGTTTGGCGTCCTGCTGGCGAAAGCGATCCAGTTCCCCGGTCCCAATCATGTTTATCTGGTTGATGATAAACCGGTCATTACCTTCTGGGGCTTCGTCAATCTCGGCAAAAAATTCCGCGCCGATGCGCTGGAATGCCTGCGCCCCGTGGCGCCGCCCGAACCGCCCGCGATGGTGGAAGCGCCCGAGCCGGAACCGCTTGAAGCGCCTGAACCTGAGATTCAGGAACCAGAGCCAGATATTGCCCCCGTCGTATCGTCCGAACCGGCTCCCGCGTTTACGGTGCCGGACGTGCCGAAACCCGCGTCACGTTCTGTCTGGCTACGCGCGTGGTGGCTAATTCCCTGCGCCGGTTTGCTGGTCACGTTGGGCATGCAAATGCGCAGCTGTGTATCGTTGCCGCCTTCCGAAAAAGCGCCTTCGATGGTTGTCGTCAAACCCGAAAAACGCGTATTAGACGCGACCTCAACGCCGGTGGAATCCCCGCTGCTGAGCTTCTCGGGGCTGCCGTTGGGTGATGCCACCATAATACCGCCCGTCGCGCCGCCTGCGGTGGCGAGTGAAGACAAAGCGCCGGACGCCGCGCCAGCCAGCGACGCTGCGCACCTGACGCCAGCGCCCAAAGGGGTGCTGGTCATGCCGCCAGAGTCCATCCGCGTCGGCTCTGTCCGGTTCCTGAACGGCAACTGGCAGGCGACCGCCATCGTGAAAAATCCGCTGACCGGCAAGCCGCCGGTGTTGAGGTACCAGATCCAGAACGGTAAAGGCCGAGTGAGATTCACTTACGGCGATAAAGTCACCTGCCGCGCCGACGTCGAAGCCGGACTTCATCAGTCGGGTAACCTGGTGATCAACAGCCGCTACCGCGCACGATGCAGCGACGGGTCGCGTTACAGCATGCCGGAAGTCGTTTGTAACCGGGTGGACACCGCCGAAGCGGCGGACTGCAAAGGCCGTTTTGACGCCGACACGATATTACCGATGACGATTAAGCGTGAGAGTAAATAATAATGCTGGCAACCATTACTGATTATAAACAACGCATTACGCTGATTCAGAATAGCGGTATCCAGTTTCTCGATTTCGCGATCAAACTCAATTCTGAGGCAGACATTGCCAACCGGTTTATCCGCAAGAGCGCCAATGGCCCCCTTCTGCGGTTGATTTACAACGAAAACAACGGCAAGTTCGTGCTGCCTGGCGAAACCAATGTCTTGCCGGAGGCGGTAAACCCCGAGTCGAACTTCACGCTGAAGCGGTCATTGAACCTGCTAAGTCAGGCCTGGCTGCCACTGCCGTTTTTCCGCTTCAACCCGCCGCGAACGTTCCTCGGCGGCCCTCAAAACTGGGCGCGCGTTCAAGTATTAGAGTTGGACCAGCCGGATGAGGACGGCAACACGCACCGCATCTGTCTGGCCTTCGATACCAAGGTTTATCCTGAAAGCCATGAATATGAGTCGCTGGCGCCGAGCGAGAACGACATTAACACCGGCAGAAACTTTACTTTGGCCTACCACAGCGACGAGCTGTATGAGTTTCTGGATCTGACCTGGGTCGACGGCTGGCTGCGCGAGACCTTCTCTCAGCAGGCCGCGAAGCGCGAACGTCGTAAGCCGCACGAAATTCGTCAGGGACTGCGCGACTT
It encodes:
- a CDS encoding SrfA family protein, giving the protein MAKLFLRSGNLDDFLALGENGQPVYASALQLRETLRLRKQQPIAGCLAIPQPNEKGDRIDWYAPIAGKMTSWMAASDEQREYALELLEQYQQTIAAISEKAQSSEKPALKLFGVLLAKAIQFPGPNHVYLVDDKPVITFWGFVNLGKKFRADALECLRPVAPPEPPAMVEAPEPEPLEAPEPEIQEPEPDIAPVVSSEPAPAFTVPDVPKPASRSVWLRAWWLIPCAGLLVTLGMQMRSCVSLPPSEKAPSMVVVKPEKRVLDATSTPVESPLLSFSGLPLGDATIIPPVAPPAVASEDKAPDAAPASDAAHLTPAPKGVLVMPPESIRVGSVRFLNGNWQATAIVKNPLTGKPPVLRYQIQNGKGRVRFTYGDKVTCRADVEAGLHQSGNLVINSRYRARCSDGSRYSMPEVVCNRVDTAEAADCKGRFDADTILPMTIKRESK